The Elaeis guineensis isolate ETL-2024a chromosome 14, EG11, whole genome shotgun sequence genomic sequence TAACAGTTGAGATTGGAAACTTCACCATATGAGTATGGCCAACATAAATTGTGCCTTTTCTTCCTTAAAAAGTGATTCACTTGGTAGTTTGCAGCCATGTTAAAGTCAAAGAGAATATATAAATTAGACCATTTGCTTCAAGTCTTATACCACAAATCATAGcctaataatattaaataaatttatatcgAGCTTATTATCTAGTCAATAATATTTTGTTTCATATAAATccattaatttcaatatatgtGTCTATACACATGTTATTTTTATAtatcataataattgttcaaGTAACAATTTGTATTGATGCAAATTTATCCTTTTAATTCAAAACATATAGTGAAGATATATTCCAAATATCTTTTTTAGTACAAAATCATCTTAAACTATAACAACTTGCATACCATTTTAGCATACGTACAACAAGGACGCAAAATAATAAGAAAGTACTCGTGTCACTGTCAAAAGAAGAGGAAGATACATAAAGAAAGTAtaggacaaaaaaaaaagagggggtaaTAAACAAACCCACTCAAATAGTGTTATTCACGAGAAAATATAAGCAATTATTTTCTTTATTCGGTAATTAATCTATAATATATACTATTTCATAGAAGAGCTCCATGCTCAATTTTACGAGTTATATTATACCGATTGAAATGAGGCACTTCAATACACGAGGCTTATGTTACTATGGATCCAGAAAGTAATATTATATACGGAGAGGTTATTTTTATGTTTGAAATCTTGGCGTCACAATGAAATGATCTTATTTTTGCATCAAGCTATACTGCTTTAGGAGTTCCCACCAGAAAACAAGATTATGGGGATCCACACGCAAATAGGAAAGTGTTCGGTGTCTACATGCAAAAACCTCAAGACCAAagagtggatttttttttttttttttttttttgggggtaagAAAAACAGAGGTATTGATCAAGACGCTAAAACTAAACCACGGAGACATGGGGGAGGGTGGACCCCACCCTTCGGTTTATCCTACAGCCGCCCCGTTTTGTCGTCTccttcgtctcctccacccttctctttctctctctaccctaTTCCTCTGTCCGCTTGCATTTGActcctctcctcctccctttAGCCTCTGCCTCGCgtgctcttctctcccttcttcttattcttatcCTTCTCCTCTGCCCCTCTCCCATCTCTCCCTGCAATCGCCttttatctctctttctctctcgttTCCCGAgttcctctctctttccttccgTGTTAAGATCCGTAAAGGCCACTCCTTTCCGCGAGATTTGTCTTGGAGACCGAAGGAAGCGAAGATGATTCGATGAAGAAAGAGGATTTCAGCTGAGATAGAAAGAGATGTGCTGGGGTTTCGATCTCTAGAGCCCATTTCATGAGAAAAGGAGACAGCTTTCCTTGGTTTTGCATCTCTTCTCCTCTTTATTCCTCGTCTTGTAGCTCTATTTGAGTATTATTTCGCCATGGCTGGAAGCAACGAGGTTAACGCTAACGAATCCAGGGTATCGACTCTCTCTCCCTGAACTTATTCCCTTTCTTGTTGCGAAATCGATGTTAAAAATTCGATCTTTTTGTGTTTTGGATTTGTGGTATGCTTCTGAGAGAAACTTCTGATCTTCTAGTTTTGAGATTTGCTATGATTTTTGGAGATAATTGTGAATCCTTGAACCCAGTTAATTTCATAATAATCAGGGTTTGTGTTGGTCCCAATACGATTCCCTTTTGCCCTCTAGGGtttatgtttttttattttttttgttgataATTTTCTTAATTGTGAAGCATCTAATCATACAATGAAAAGAAAGCCCTCAATTTGGAAAGGGTTGTCGCAGAACCGAGAAAATTTAAATCATTATCCACATTCTTTTGCCTTCCCTCCATAGGAGGAAAAAAAGACAAGAAACTGAAACAAAGACAGAAAACCCTTTTAAATACCATGTTGTCTTTATCTCTTTCTTGAATTCCAAAGAATTAGTGATAAAAGTTGGAATTTTGTTCCATATGATATTCTCCTTCAATTCCTTTATAGATAGAAAAGATCTAAGGCAACCCCAATGCCCTCCTAATAACTTTCTTGTTTTGGGGTTTTGACTCTTTATGCTTCCAGATGGTGGTTCCCCTCAACACATGGGTCCTCATATCCAACTTCAAGCTGGCCTACAACATGCTCCGCCGCCCCGACGGCACCTTCAACCGCCACCTTGCCGAATTCCTCGACCGCACGGTCCCTGCCAATGTCTTCCCTGCCAATGGTGTAATCTCCTTTGACCTCGTTATCGATCGCCAAACCGCCCTTCTTGCCCGCGTCTACCGTCCTGCACCCTCCACCCCCTTTGACTCCCCGAGACCATCCCTTCATGCTGACCTCCGATCCCCCCCATCACCTGACCCTTTCCCTGTCATCATCTTCTTCCATGGTGGCAGCTTTGCCCATTCATCGTTCAATAGTGCCATCTATGATTCACTTTGCCGCCGCTTTGTTTTACTCTGCGGTGCGGTTGTCATATCTGTAAACTACCGCCGATCACCGGAGCACCAGTACCCCTGTGCCTATGACGATGGGTGGACCGCCCTCAAATGGGCCTCCACCGAACCTTGGCTCCATAGCGGTAAGGATGCCAAGCTCCGGGTTTTCCTCTCAGGGGATAGCTCTGGTGGGAACATTGCACACCATGTTGCTGTCAGGGCTGCTGAGTCGGGAATTGAGGTCTCTGGGAACATTCTCCTTAATCCCATGTTTGGTGGGAACCAACGAACCGAGTCGGAGAAGAGATTGGATGGAAAGTACTTTGTCACGATTCAGGACAGGGACTGGTATTGGAAAGCATTCCTCCCCGAGGCGGCAGATAGAGACCACCCTGCTTGCAACCCATTTGGTCCCAACGGAATGAAGCTCGAAGAGCTTCCGTTCACAAAAACCCTTGTGACAGTGGCAGGACTGGATCTTTCCCAGGATTGGCAGCTGGCTTATGCTGAAGGGCTCAAGAAGGCTGGCCATGATGTGAAGCTTGTCTATCGCGATCAGGCCACTATTGGATTCTACTTCTTGCCTAACACAGACCATTTCTACGAAGTTATGGAGGAGATAAAAAACTTTGTCAGTTCTAACTGTTAGTAAATGCAAAGCTCTTCATACCTTACCTACAAATGCATAGAGCTATGTATATTAGAAGCTTGACTTTTATTACTCAGAGATTTTTTTTAGTTCTATGAAGTATGATGGGTGGTGATGCAGTGCAGCTTATGAGACTCATGCTATCTCCACTGCTGTTGCTTCTGCTGCTTTCTTACTGTCGGTATTGATGCTGGTCCTGGTACTAAGGCATGCATATGAATCCAAAGAAGTAATTGTTTTTGCTAGGAGCTATTTGGTTTGATTTTGGTTATGTGGGTGGACAAGACTTGCTTGCATTTGATGATGAGGAGAAGCTCACAGAACTGTTATGTCCGAATTCTGTATCACACTTGGTTGGTGAAAGAAGTGCTGTTTTTGACCTTTATACTAACAGTCTTCGGTGGTGCCTGATCCAATTCCACAAATATGATGTGGTTGGAAGATGGTCCTGAAACGATTGGTGACTTCAGTCTGTTGAAGAATCACGGGGCTTTCTTCAGCTGATTGTCTCTGCAGTGGTATCTGTTCGTTGCCATGCTCAAAGTTCCCGAAGCTGGAGCAGATTGTGAATCAGGTTAAAGTTTGGTGGGAATGAATTGGGTATCTAGCTAATGTTGTAAAGTATTAATTACAGCAACATGGTAAGCACTCTATGGTGTTATTGTGAACTATATATGTTATACCCTTTAGGATTGTGGTAATATAAAGATGCCTAATTTTTCTTGTTAATGTCGACATTATCTTCAATATACTGATTATGGAAATGAAACTTTGTGGACTAACCTATGGCATTGATTTCCTATTTATTGGTATGATTGTCTTCTTTGTCTCATTTTATGATTGATGCATTCCAATTTTTTTGTTCTGATTTCTGGTTCTGCtgattaaaaattttcattatgCTCTAGTTCTATAAAGGAGTGTTGACGTTTTCTAGAGCTCGTGTAAGCTCCTTGGGGAAATTGGTCTCATTTTTGTGGAACAAATGCTCAATGGGCGTATCTGCATGCAAACCTCAAGCTAGCCTTCTGGTCAAGTTCTTGTTTCAGAAGGATAGATTTAGTTTCGATATGGCTATATACTTCATGATAAAAGTTAACCATGAGAGAACTAACAAAACTGTTAACAGTGGCCAGAGGGGAAGAACTCATCAGAGAACAAGAAGTTAGGATGTCACAGCCAATGAACTTATCCTTCctatattcttcttcttctttttgtagtTTTCTGGGAGCATTTGGATTTCACTTGGTCCATTTCTTGGCAGCTTTGCTGGCGTAGCTGTTCTTAGTGAGGGAGTGTTTCTAGAGCCTGGGATGCCTCAAAAACACACGGGTTTTGGTCTGTTTTGAAGGGAATCCACCCACCCTTTGGAATTTATTGTGGTGTTCTTGTTAGTGACGACGTAACCGTGGCTTTACGCTGTATGAGATGCCATCCGCGCCTGGGCCTGATGGGGACTTGGAAACCCTGCCATTTGTTTGATTTCTTAGGCCCCTTCTTTACAAATGGTCAGCTGGGCCATCCATGCTTGAggaaatgaaaaaaatcaaagaaagtacaatgcatcctctctctctctctctctctctctctagcctaTGAACCATAGTTTGGATATACAATAAGCCTTGCTTATAACATGACAAGGCATGAGGCAATGCCTTGTCCTTTGTTTGGGACTTACTATGTTGTTTCTATGGTTAGACAGGCTGATTAGGCAAACTACGCTAATCTCCACATGCCTAGCCTTTTTCAatctatataaatataataaatcaccGACTAGATAAGCATCCTCATTTACCTAGTAAAGATATGGAACATGTCACCCAATCAACCATTTAGCATGGACACTAACATAAAAGGTGATGCATAAATTTTAATTTGGTATTCATGGCAACTCCCAATATCAACGTGGATTCATTTTCTcccccttttctcttttttttggtaagagatTTGTTTCCACCCTTTACTACTATTTTGCTTAGCTATAAGCTTATTGCTTTTAACTCAACTACATCCATTTGTCCTCCTCAAATGCATCTTTCTAGTCCTAACAGAATAAATGAGAGAGGAACATGGCAAAATGATAAGACAGATGGTTATTAAACTCCCACCGCTCTGTATTGGTACATCATGTTTAAATTGGATGATAGAGATTCTgcattaatgatttaaaatattaaaatatgatttattatttttaaattatttatatttcaaaaatcatatgatttggagatcTCTAATTTATGCATCAAGCGATCGAATATCGAAAATtttagataatataaaataatacatattggTTGACTGCTTGTTATGTAAGTTAAAgattttcaaattatataatttttaatttataaataatttagagaTAGTAGTTTACATCTAATAGCTCATATCATCAATATGAGATCTCTATCATCATTATCTATGTTTATGCATATATAAATCTTTGTTTAAACCTTTATTCTATGTTTGATTGTCATGAAAAAAGATCAGGAATAAAATCATCAAGGATGATTGGTTCTATTTTGTATTTTATAAGTGCTGGTATTCTCTAGGAAATGGTGCAGATTTGATTACATGTAATATGAtacattattatattaatatcatattaataaaATGGTATCATATCATGTTAGTGTTATACGATATTATGATACTCATTATCAACTAAGGCCATATAGAATATTGTAATAAAATATCTTGTTATTTGTTAGTCACGCATATATTCGGGATTAGAGAAAACAATATCTAAGCTCTCTCTTGGATATGATTTTATCTTTTTTGAATCGAAATTCAATTACCATATGTATCCTCACTCACAGAGTGTAATCCAAGTTGAACTTTGAGTTAGAGATAAAAAGCCATCCCTATTCCCTAAGATGATATGAGTAAGGCATTCCATGAACCGCTTATGGATGAAGCGATGAAGGATTCCAATGGAAAAATGGAAATTCTGTGTATTAAGCATTGATTGCAGTATGGGTTTAGATGGATCCAATGTGTAATCAGACTCAAGAAGAAATGGTCTCTTTGAGTCTATTCTAGCAAGAGATCTTTCCCTATGTCAATTGTTGACTTTGGTTGGGGGACCACAACAGAATCAATCTTTCTATGTCTAAATGAGTTATCAAAGATGGAATGGACAGCATCAAAACCGATATCCATAAACTCACATCCCAATTCTTGCAAACCAAATGCAGCATTGGGATGTATAGATGCCTCATGTAGAACATCCAAATTCCTACTAGAAAAATTGGCAGAACATTGTAGTATACTAGAGAAGATGCGACGCAATATGCCAAAAAGAAAGATTAAAGACAAATGATGTTAACTAAAGTCTTGCAGTCTTAATACACAGCGATAGTTTATATCACCTAACTTGGTTGTTATTTCTGTAGATAGAACTCCAAGGAGACTCAGAtatcaaagattttttttgtttttattcttTTGGTATGACATCAAACACTTCATCTAATAAACTGGGTATAACCAGAAActatttcatcattaaaaaaaaaaaaaatcattgagcAACTTGTGGTTGGCCAACATAGTGTACGGATTGTTTTATATATCATATGACAATATCATGAGGAGCATCCAAATTGGCAGCAACTTACTATGTGCTACAGAAGATGGGATAAAATAGGACAATAAGGAAGATTGAAGATAAAACACTAGCGGCCACAATTTCATAGTCTTAATATTTAATTAGGACATTGTACATTACCTTCTTATTTGATTtgatattcatagatcaaaattgCAGAAGAGGAACAATCAAGACATCGAACCTTAATGATGAACAAGTGGAACCTAAGTTCTGATTTTTGACCTTCAAAATTTTATTAGGccatagttctttgtttaatagGGTGTCTGGATGCTGCAATATACCATCCAAGGATCGCAACTGAAcaatcttttcttcttcctttggaTATTGGCAGAACTTCTTTGTACACTAGAGAATGGGACATGATAGGCCAAAAGGAAAGAATAGAGAGAAAAacaatgtaaactttttacaataATCTTGTAACAATCAGCGATACGGTAGATCATCTTCTTACTTGGttgatgattgctgtattcaTTTATTGAACAAACTTGGAGTGCACTTATTGTCAATGTTTATTTAGAGGAAAAATTTTCTTATTATTGACTACCATACTCGCACATGCATGATTTGAATCATTGAATAATCCTTGAATCCATGGAGATGATAGAGACAGTTGATGATTACCTATCGGCTTGACAATTAAGTGACCAAGCCCTATAATTATCGATTTGCAGCTCAATGTTTTTAAATTATATCTTCTATAATTCCATCACCTGCAATTCCAAGGTTCTCCATGCTCAACAAAGCAATTTAGTTAAATTGTGGAATGAAGCTATGTAGGAATTGACAATAGGCTTAAAGCAAATGATCCCTCGTGACTAGTCGAATTAAAATGGATCATCATGATGCTCATTGTTCCTGTTGGATACTTCACCTGTCTAAATTTTAGCTTATTATAAATTGAATTGCATGTTGCATTAACAGAATACAACATAAACTGCAGTACTGAAGATATCCAGATGGCTTATCCAGTGGGGATACAATTCCTGTATGTCCTCTTAGGGATCCTCAACAAGGAAATGGACATCAAACACATTTAATTATGGTTACAGATCTCTAACTAGGTATGTAAATAGCCACTATTAAGATAAGGAAAAGCTTGTCCATTTAGTAGGGTAAATACTGGTATAAGAGATAATAAAGGAAAAAATTTAAAGAGGCCACATATGCACACATGTAtgaacataaatatatacatTTTAAGTCGTTGCAGATTGTTTTGATTCTTAAAATCTTTAGAGAGGTGTGTGTAAGATGGAGagactctttttcttttcaagttCTCCAAAAACCCTAACCTAAGTTTTTCACTACCACAGCGCACCTTTTGGACTTGATGGCCCATTGTGGATAGGGACCGACCTCCACTCTCCTCCCCCTCCtatttctccctcctcctctctttcctcccccgtcctctttttctttcctttgtgGTAAGTTGAGCCTCCAgtccttctattagtggattgcCCAGGCAGTAGATATCATGATAGAGATAAGATACGATGGAGGAAACCCCAATATTGGAAACCATAGGAGATGTTTGGCTTAGGTTCGATGGACCATGATGGCGATGAGATAGCCCATAGAGATGGAAAGTAGCTATCTGTGATCTAAGTAGGTAAAAGAAAGAATTACCTCCACCTGCTCAacttgaatttttcaaaaaaaaattaaaaaaataaaaaaatttcaaaagtatGATTTATGTCTCTTTTTTCATGGACGATGACAAAGCTAAGATACATAGCCTCTATTTATAATGCTAAGATCCGTCCTTGCATTATTCAGATTATCTTTTTCTCATAGTTCTAATAGGATCCATTTTTTTAAGATAGGTATGactaatagaaataaatttgaaaagctaaaattttataagaggtaGATTTTGACTTTTACTTTAACTTTGTCTATTATCACTTTACTTGATTTTTCTCAGATTAAGAGATATGCTCGGTCaaaatctttctaaattttttttttatttaattaacctgttttaagatcaaaaataaaatatgggtGTAGCCCCTCTTAGGAAATGGCATCATATTGTAGATCTCAAAATGttactcattttttttaaaaaaaattgatcctctCAATCAAGCATTATATGGCCAAGTTATGGCCTTCCGAAAGTTTGATGCATGACTCGACTTCTGAATGTGCTGGATCTTGCTCTTAGATTATGTCCAATTCTATTTGCAGTGGCCAAAGTAATTAACATCGAGCCTAGTAATTCTTCTAGAGCAAGGTGGGGATGAGTAGTGGTTGTGGTAGTGATGCTGTGGAGCTACGATAATGAGTGGTGACGAGTAGAGCTATAATGATGGAATGGTGGCCTGTGATGGTGGAGTAGATaagatggcatggaggagtaTGGGGTACATCAAAGGTCTAGAAGTGGTCACCTAGCTTGCTAGGAAACTTATGGAGAAATAAGACAATGAATCTGGGTTTAAGTTAACTAAAGCTGAAAACAAGCTAGATATAGATTGAATATTgatatatccatatttttattgatatttttcaatgaatatggatacagatacggattctaaatagatatccaaactaatatccatatttattctaaacaaatatagatataagGCAGATATtaaacatatccatatttgttataAATGGATATAAATACCAATCAGAT encodes the following:
- the LOC105057854 gene encoding gibberellin receptor GID1C → MAGSNEVNANESRMVVPLNTWVLISNFKLAYNMLRRPDGTFNRHLAEFLDRTVPANVFPANGVISFDLVIDRQTALLARVYRPAPSTPFDSPRPSLHADLRSPPSPDPFPVIIFFHGGSFAHSSFNSAIYDSLCRRFVLLCGAVVISVNYRRSPEHQYPCAYDDGWTALKWASTEPWLHSGKDAKLRVFLSGDSSGGNIAHHVAVRAAESGIEVSGNILLNPMFGGNQRTESEKRLDGKYFVTIQDRDWYWKAFLPEAADRDHPACNPFGPNGMKLEELPFTKTLVTVAGLDLSQDWQLAYAEGLKKAGHDVKLVYRDQATIGFYFLPNTDHFYEVMEEIKNFVSSNC